One genomic segment of Alicycliphilus denitrificans K601 includes these proteins:
- a CDS encoding high-affinity branched-chain amino acid ABC transporter permease LivM — MSAAISSSARPGWRQNLAHALTATVLTAVVVTPIFGLHLERAGVRTIIAQHWSNVAWACLLVFIAQMLRPLLAGRGVRLPWPKLPAIPARQRGVWITAALLLAVIWPFFAGRNAVDIATLAMIYVMLGLGLNVVVGFAGLLDLGFVGFYAVGAYTYALLFHWAGWSFWEALPLAGAASALFGFVLGFPVLRLRGDYLAIVTLGFGEIIRLLLVNLTDFTGGPDGISGLPKPSMFGLEMTRSPSAEGATTFHQFFGLEFNSMHMVIFLYLMALLLAVVTLFISNRLIRMPIGRAWEALREDEIACRSLGLNPMKIKLSAFTLGAMFAGFGGAFFAARQGIVNPESFTFIESALILAIVVLGGMGSQLGVILAAILLTVLPEFAREFAEYRMLIFGLVMILMMVWRPQGLLPMQRHHVEVK, encoded by the coding sequence ATGAGCGCCGCCATCTCCTCCTCCGCCCGCCCCGGCTGGCGCCAGAACCTGGCCCATGCCCTCACGGCCACGGTGCTCACGGCCGTGGTGGTCACGCCCATCTTCGGCCTGCACCTGGAGCGCGCGGGCGTGCGCACCATCATCGCGCAGCACTGGAGCAACGTGGCCTGGGCCTGCCTGCTCGTCTTCATCGCGCAGATGCTGCGGCCCCTGCTCGCGGGGCGCGGCGTGCGCCTGCCCTGGCCGAAGCTGCCCGCCATCCCCGCGCGCCAGCGCGGGGTGTGGATCACGGCGGCGCTGCTGCTGGCCGTGATCTGGCCCTTCTTCGCCGGACGCAACGCCGTCGATATCGCCACCCTGGCCATGATCTACGTGATGCTGGGCCTAGGCCTGAACGTGGTCGTGGGCTTCGCTGGCCTGCTGGACCTGGGGTTCGTGGGCTTCTACGCCGTGGGCGCCTACACCTACGCGCTGCTGTTCCACTGGGCGGGTTGGAGCTTCTGGGAGGCACTGCCGCTGGCGGGCGCCGCCTCGGCGCTGTTCGGCTTCGTGCTGGGCTTTCCGGTGCTGCGGCTGCGCGGCGACTACCTGGCCATCGTGACGCTGGGCTTCGGCGAGATCATCCGCCTGCTGCTGGTCAACCTGACGGACTTCACCGGCGGCCCCGACGGCATCTCGGGCCTGCCCAAGCCCTCGATGTTCGGTCTGGAGATGACGCGCAGCCCCTCGGCCGAGGGCGCCACCACCTTCCACCAGTTCTTCGGGCTGGAGTTCAACTCCATGCACATGGTGATCTTCCTGTACCTGATGGCGCTGCTGCTGGCGGTGGTCACGCTGTTCATCAGCAACCGGCTGATCCGCATGCCCATCGGCCGCGCCTGGGAGGCGCTGCGCGAGGACGAGATCGCCTGCCGCTCGCTCGGCCTGAACCCCATGAAGATCAAGCTCTCGGCCTTCACGCTGGGCGCCATGTTCGCGGGCTTCGGCGGCGCGTTCTTCGCGGCGCGCCAGGGCATCGTGAACCCCGAGTCGTTCACCTTCATCGAGTCGGCGCTGATCCTGGCCATCGTGGTGCTGGGCGGCATGGGCTCGCAGCTCGGGGTGATCCTCGCGGCCATCCTGCTCACCGTCCTGCCCGAGTTCGCGCGCGAGTTCGCCGAGTACCGCATGCTGATCTTCGGCCTGGTGATGATCCTGATGATGGTGTGGCGCCCGCAGGGCCTGCTGCCCATGCAACGCCACCACGTGGAGGTGAAGTGA
- a CDS encoding pyridoxine 5'-phosphate synthase: MTSLPRTALSVNVNKVALVRNTRHLGIPSVTRAAQLCLQAGAQGITVHPRPDERHIRAQDVHELAALLKQWPQAEFNIEGNPTHNLMEFICQVLPAQATFVPDSVGQFTSDHGWRFPEDAERLAPLVAECKALGVRVSLFMDPVPEQMAAARAVGADRVELYTEPYAAAWGTPRQSAELARYRDAAQAALDAGLGVNAGHDLNRDNLADFLAAVPGVLEVSIGHALIADALELGYGDTVRAYQRCIDQGMLERDS, from the coding sequence ATGACCTCCCTCCCACGCACAGCCCTCTCGGTCAACGTTAACAAGGTGGCCCTGGTGCGCAACACGCGCCATCTGGGCATACCCAGCGTCACGCGCGCCGCGCAGCTGTGCCTGCAGGCGGGCGCGCAGGGCATCACCGTGCACCCGCGGCCCGACGAGCGCCACATCCGCGCCCAGGACGTGCACGAACTGGCCGCGCTGCTCAAACAATGGCCGCAGGCCGAGTTCAACATCGAGGGCAACCCCACGCACAACCTGATGGAGTTCATCTGCCAGGTGCTTCCTGCCCAAGCCACCTTCGTGCCCGACAGCGTGGGCCAGTTCACCAGCGACCATGGCTGGCGCTTCCCCGAGGACGCTGAGCGGCTCGCCCCCCTGGTGGCCGAATGCAAGGCCCTGGGCGTGCGCGTCAGCCTGTTCATGGACCCCGTGCCCGAGCAGATGGCCGCGGCCAGGGCCGTGGGCGCCGACCGCGTGGAGCTCTACACCGAGCCCTATGCGGCCGCCTGGGGCACGCCCCGGCAGTCCGCCGAACTCGCGCGCTACCGCGACGCGGCCCAGGCCGCGCTGGACGCGGGCCTGGGCGTGAACGCCGGCCACGACCTGAACCGCGACAACCTGGCCGACTTCCTGGCCGCCGTGCCCGGCGTGCTCGAAGTCTCCATAGGCCATGCGCTGATTGCCGACGCGCTGGAGCTGGGCTACGGCGACACGGTGCGCGCCTACCAGCGCTGCATAGACCAGGGCATGCTCGAACGCGACTCCTGA
- a CDS encoding ABC transporter ATP-binding protein yields MQAMLEFKGISTHYGAICAVNNVSLHVNKGEIVSLIGSNGAGKTSLLMTLCGNPRASGGQVLFEGEDITNTPSHLIMRKGIAISPEGRRIFPALTVVENLQMGGFFQSKDAIAEGMEHVFRLFPRLKDRASQRAGTMSGGEQQMLAIGRALMSKPRLLLLDEPTLGLAPLIIAQIFEIIQEIRAQGVTVFLVEQNANRALSIADRGYVLETGRLVLEDTGANLLTNADVRKAYLGA; encoded by the coding sequence ATGCAAGCCATGCTGGAATTCAAAGGCATCAGCACCCATTACGGCGCGATCTGCGCCGTCAACAACGTCAGCCTGCACGTCAACAAGGGGGAGATCGTCTCGCTCATCGGCTCCAACGGCGCGGGCAAGACTTCGCTCCTGATGACGCTGTGCGGCAACCCGCGCGCCAGCGGTGGCCAGGTGCTGTTCGAGGGCGAGGACATCACCAACACGCCCTCGCACCTCATCATGCGCAAGGGCATCGCCATCTCGCCCGAGGGACGGCGCATCTTCCCGGCCCTCACGGTGGTGGAGAACCTGCAGATGGGCGGCTTCTTCCAGTCCAAGGACGCGATCGCCGAAGGCATGGAGCATGTGTTCAGGCTCTTCCCGCGCCTGAAGGACCGCGCGAGCCAGCGCGCCGGCACCATGAGCGGCGGCGAGCAGCAGATGCTGGCCATAGGCCGCGCGCTCATGAGCAAGCCGCGCCTGCTGCTGCTCGACGAGCCCACGTTGGGCCTGGCGCCGCTCATCATTGCGCAGATCTTCGAGATCATCCAGGAGATACGCGCGCAGGGCGTGACGGTGTTCCTGGTGGAGCAGAACGCGAACCGCGCCCTGTCCATCGCCGACCGGGGCTACGTGCTGGAGACGGGCCGCCTGGTGCTGGAGGACACGGGCGCCAACCTGCTGACCAACGCCGACGTGCGCAAGGCCTACCTGGGCGCCTGA
- a CDS encoding branched-chain amino acid ABC transporter substrate-binding protein, translating into MSIPFRMHTVVAALGLASAALLSTAHAQVKIAMVVPATGPVTQYGDMVKEGVNTAVEQANAAGGINGKKIELVVVDDACEPKQGPVAANRVVNDKIHYVVGPVCSGAAIAAAPIYNNEGVVVVTPSATSPALTEGKNYHFIFRTIGRDDQQGPAAAKFIIEKVKPKKVAVLHDKQSYGQGIAASVRDDLKKAGINVALFEGINAGDSDYSAVITKLKSAGVDFVYYGGYHPEMGLLLRQAGEQGLKVKMMGPEGVGNPEVNAIAGPAVEGMLLTLPADFSTNPKNAAIVKAFKDKKRDAGGAFQMTAYAAAQVIIDSIKAVGDNPTKVADHMHKTTFETPLGAIGWNKNGDLKSFDFQIFEWHKDGSKSVAK; encoded by the coding sequence ATGAGCATTCCGTTCCGCATGCACACCGTCGTCGCTGCACTGGGCCTGGCCAGCGCGGCTTTGTTGTCCACCGCGCATGCGCAGGTCAAGATCGCCATGGTCGTCCCGGCCACCGGGCCCGTCACCCAGTACGGTGACATGGTCAAGGAAGGCGTGAACACGGCCGTGGAGCAGGCCAACGCCGCCGGCGGCATCAACGGCAAGAAGATCGAACTGGTCGTCGTGGACGACGCCTGCGAGCCCAAGCAAGGCCCCGTCGCCGCCAACCGCGTGGTCAACGACAAGATCCACTATGTGGTCGGTCCCGTATGCTCGGGCGCGGCGATTGCCGCCGCCCCCATCTATAACAACGAGGGCGTGGTCGTCGTGACTCCCTCGGCCACCTCGCCCGCGCTGACCGAGGGCAAGAACTACCACTTCATCTTCCGCACCATCGGCCGCGACGACCAGCAGGGCCCCGCTGCCGCCAAGTTCATCATCGAGAAGGTCAAGCCCAAGAAGGTCGCCGTGCTGCACGACAAGCAGTCCTACGGCCAGGGCATTGCCGCCTCGGTGCGCGACGACCTGAAGAAGGCCGGCATCAACGTGGCGCTGTTCGAGGGCATCAACGCCGGAGACAGCGACTACTCCGCCGTCATCACCAAGCTCAAGAGCGCGGGCGTCGATTTCGTCTACTACGGCGGCTACCACCCCGAAATGGGCCTGCTGCTGCGCCAGGCGGGCGAGCAGGGCCTGAAGGTAAAGATGATGGGCCCCGAGGGCGTGGGCAACCCCGAGGTGAACGCCATCGCCGGCCCCGCCGTCGAAGGCATGCTGCTGACCCTGCCGGCCGACTTCTCGACCAACCCCAAGAACGCCGCCATCGTGAAGGCCTTCAAGGACAAGAAGCGCGACGCCGGCGGCGCCTTCCAGATGACCGCCTATGCTGCCGCGCAGGTCATCATCGACAGCATCAAGGCCGTGGGCGACAACCCCACCAAGGTGGCCGACCATATGCACAAGACCACCTTCGAGACGCCCCTGGGCGCCATCGGCTGGAACAAGAACGGCGACCTGAAGTCCTTCGACTTCCAGATCTTCGAGTGGCACAAGGACGGCAGCAAGTCCGTCGCCAAGTAA
- the livH gene encoding high-affinity branched-chain amino acid ABC transporter permease LivH, translating into MSEFLPQLLQQLFNGLSLGAIYALIAIGYTMVYGIIGMINFAHGEIYMIGAYAGLVTLAAIGTQSGLPVAVIIALMLLVAVLVTGVYGFVVEQVAYKPLRNGPRLVALISAIGMSIFLQNWVALGQGARDMAVPSLLPGALRFGDESGFEVFVPYTRVLIIVVTVVLMIALTLYIRHSRMGRASRACSQDMHMAGLLGIDVNRVISFTFILGAVLAAVGGVLIALAVGKLNPFIGFIVGVKAFTAAVLGGIGSIPGAMLGGVLLGVAETFAAAYISSEYKDIVAFGLLVLILLFRPTGLLGKPEVEKV; encoded by the coding sequence ATGTCTGAATTCCTGCCGCAGCTGCTTCAGCAGCTCTTCAACGGCCTGTCGCTCGGAGCGATCTACGCCCTGATTGCCATCGGCTACACCATGGTGTACGGCATCATCGGCATGATCAACTTCGCGCACGGCGAAATCTACATGATCGGCGCCTACGCGGGCCTGGTCACCCTGGCCGCGATCGGCACGCAGAGCGGCCTGCCGGTTGCCGTCATCATCGCCCTCATGCTGCTGGTCGCCGTCCTCGTCACGGGCGTGTACGGCTTCGTGGTCGAGCAGGTGGCCTACAAGCCGCTGCGCAACGGGCCGCGCCTGGTGGCGCTGATCTCGGCCATCGGCATGTCCATCTTCCTGCAGAACTGGGTGGCCCTGGGCCAGGGCGCGCGCGACATGGCCGTGCCCTCACTGCTGCCGGGCGCGCTGCGCTTCGGTGACGAAAGCGGCTTCGAGGTCTTCGTGCCCTACACCCGCGTGCTCATCATCGTCGTCACCGTAGTGCTGATGATCGCCCTCACGCTCTACATCCGGCATTCCCGCATGGGCCGGGCCTCGCGCGCCTGCTCGCAGGACATGCACATGGCCGGGCTGCTCGGGATCGACGTGAACCGCGTGATCTCGTTCACCTTCATCCTGGGCGCGGTGCTGGCTGCCGTGGGCGGCGTGCTGATCGCGCTCGCCGTGGGCAAGCTCAACCCCTTCATCGGCTTCATCGTGGGCGTCAAGGCGTTCACGGCGGCCGTGCTCGGCGGCATCGGCTCCATCCCCGGCGCCATGCTGGGCGGCGTGCTGCTGGGCGTGGCCGAGACCTTCGCGGCCGCCTACATCTCGTCGGAATACAAGGACATCGTGGCCTTCGGCCTGCTGGTGCTGATCCTGCTGTTCCGCCCCACGGGCCTCCTGGGCAAACCTGAAGTGGAGAAAGTCTGA
- the rnc gene encoding ribonuclease III: MPPDSLPALQQRLQHMFSDPSLLQRAVTHRSFSADHNERLEFLGDSVLNLAVSSLLFKRMQGLPEGELSRVRALLVRQESLHGIAVRLQLPQVLRLGEGESRSGGKMRPSILADALEAVIGAVYLDAGYEQAQALVHRLFEGVELSPRLQEAAKDAKTALQEWLQGRKMSLPQYRVVQTTGVAHKQVFHVACEVPALQLAERGSGASRRAAEQAAAAAMLAQLKAKHA; encoded by the coding sequence GTGCCGCCCGACAGCCTCCCGGCGCTGCAGCAGCGGCTGCAGCACATGTTCTCCGATCCCTCGCTGCTGCAGCGTGCCGTCACGCACCGCAGCTTCTCGGCCGACCACAACGAGCGCCTGGAGTTCCTCGGCGACTCGGTGTTGAACCTGGCCGTCTCCAGCCTGCTGTTCAAGCGCATGCAGGGCCTGCCCGAAGGCGAGCTCTCGCGCGTGCGCGCCTTGCTGGTCCGGCAGGAGTCGCTGCACGGCATCGCCGTGCGCCTGCAGCTGCCGCAGGTGCTGCGCCTGGGCGAGGGCGAATCGCGCTCCGGCGGCAAGATGCGCCCCTCCATCCTGGCCGATGCGCTGGAGGCCGTCATCGGCGCCGTCTACCTGGACGCGGGTTACGAGCAGGCCCAGGCCCTGGTCCACCGCCTGTTCGAGGGCGTGGAGCTGAGCCCGCGCCTGCAGGAGGCCGCCAAGGATGCCAAGACGGCGTTGCAGGAGTGGCTGCAGGGTCGCAAAATGAGCCTGCCGCAGTACCGCGTGGTGCAGACCACGGGGGTCGCGCACAAGCAGGTGTTCCACGTCGCATGCGAGGTCCCGGCGCTGCAGCTGGCCGAGCGCGGCAGCGGCGCGTCGCGCCGCGCGGCCGAACAGGCGGCGGCTGCCGCCATGCTGGCCCAACTGAAAGCAAAGCACGCATGA
- the recO gene encoding DNA repair protein RecO — MATRRIVDEPAYILHAYDWSESSLILDVFTCHYGRVALVAKGAKKPTSNFRPVLLPLQPLRLAWGLAGEVGQGEIHTLKAAEWVGGHVLPTGDALLSGLYLNELLLRLLAREDTHAQLFDLYAGVVRVLGSGAHGEALEPVLRAFELLLLREIGLLPALDAETATLGALAPQSRYALVAEGGLRAAAHGERAALTGAQWLVLQRALEQGYTAVLRAVAGAGAPATGELKAQLRALLQYHCGSPLLRTRQLMMDLQSL; from the coding sequence ATGGCTACGCGCCGTATTGTCGACGAGCCCGCCTACATCCTGCACGCCTACGATTGGAGCGAGTCGAGCCTGATCCTGGACGTGTTCACGTGCCACTACGGGCGCGTCGCCCTGGTCGCCAAGGGCGCGAAGAAGCCCACCTCCAACTTCCGCCCCGTGCTGCTGCCGCTGCAGCCGCTGCGCCTGGCCTGGGGCCTGGCGGGCGAGGTCGGGCAGGGCGAGATCCACACGCTCAAGGCTGCGGAGTGGGTGGGCGGCCATGTGCTGCCCACGGGCGACGCGCTGCTGTCGGGCCTGTACCTGAACGAGCTGCTCTTGCGCCTGCTGGCGCGCGAGGACACGCATGCCCAGCTTTTCGACCTGTACGCGGGCGTGGTGCGCGTGCTCGGCAGCGGCGCGCACGGCGAGGCGCTCGAACCCGTGCTGCGCGCCTTCGAGCTGTTGCTGCTGCGCGAGATCGGCCTGCTGCCCGCGCTCGATGCCGAGACCGCCACGCTCGGCGCGCTGGCGCCGCAGTCGCGCTACGCCCTGGTGGCCGAGGGCGGCCTGCGCGCCGCGGCCCATGGCGAGCGCGCGGCCCTCACGGGCGCGCAGTGGCTGGTGCTGCAGCGGGCGCTGGAGCAGGGCTACACGGCGGTCCTGCGCGCCGTGGCCGGCGCGGGAGCCCCCGCCACCGGAGAGCTCAAAGCACAATTGCGCGCGCTGCTGCAATACCATTGCGGAAGCCCCCTGCTGCGCACGCGCCAGCTCATGATGGACCTGCAATCGCTATGA
- the era gene encoding GTPase Era, whose translation MLAAARAGGSAAGDAAGQRCGLIAIVGKPNVGKSTLMNALVGQKISITSRKAQTTRHRITGIRTRGQTQFVFVDTPGFQTRHSTALNKSLNKTVMGAIGDVDLILFVVEAGSFTLADAKVLSLFKPGIPTLLIANKLDTVHRRAEIAPWLKGMQERHPFAEFVPMSAKNKGDIERLFGICEKYLPEQPWWYAEDELTDRSEKFLASETVREKLFRFTGDELPYTSTVVIDKWDEEKSKQYKRFIRIAATIVVERDGHKAMVIGEKGERLKRISTEARQELEKLLDAKVFLEVWVKVRSGWADDEARVRSFGYE comes from the coding sequence ATGCTCGCTGCCGCGCGAGCGGGCGGCAGCGCGGCGGGCGACGCCGCGGGCCAGCGCTGCGGCCTGATCGCCATCGTGGGCAAGCCCAACGTGGGCAAGTCCACGCTGATGAACGCGCTCGTGGGCCAGAAAATCTCGATCACCAGCCGCAAGGCCCAGACCACGCGCCACCGCATCACCGGCATACGCACGCGGGGGCAGACGCAGTTCGTGTTCGTGGACACGCCGGGCTTCCAGACGCGGCACAGCACGGCTTTAAATAAGTCGCTGAACAAGACGGTGATGGGCGCGATCGGCGACGTGGACCTGATCCTGTTCGTCGTCGAGGCCGGCAGCTTCACGCTGGCCGACGCTAAGGTGCTGAGCCTGTTCAAGCCCGGCATCCCCACGCTGCTCATCGCCAATAAGCTCGACACCGTGCACCGCCGCGCCGAGATCGCGCCCTGGCTCAAGGGCATGCAGGAGCGCCATCCCTTCGCCGAGTTCGTGCCCATGTCGGCCAAGAACAAGGGCGACATCGAGCGCCTGTTCGGCATTTGCGAGAAGTACCTGCCCGAGCAGCCCTGGTGGTACGCCGAGGACGAGCTCACCGACCGCAGCGAGAAGTTCCTCGCTAGCGAGACCGTGCGCGAGAAGCTGTTCCGCTTCACGGGTGACGAGTTGCCCTACACGTCCACCGTGGTCATCGACAAGTGGGACGAGGAAAAGAGCAAGCAGTACAAGCGCTTCATCCGCATCGCGGCGACCATCGTCGTCGAACGCGACGGCCACAAGGCCATGGTGATCGGCGAGAAGGGCGAGCGCCTCAAGCGCATCAGCACCGAGGCGCGCCAGGAGCTGGAAAAGCTCCTCGACGCCAAGGTGTTCCTCGAAGTCTGGGTCAAGGTGCGCTCCGGCTGGGCCGACGACGAGGCGCGCGTCCGTTCCTTCGGCTATGAATGA
- a CDS encoding 6-phosphofructokinase yields the protein MRIGVLTGGGDCPGLNAVIRAVTKSLIQHGHGKGVEVLGILDGFEGLMGDTPRARPLVWDRVSGILHMGGTILGTSNSANPLKDEATLEQVRRNVRALGLDVVVAIGGDGTMSLAHGLQKIGLACVGVPKTIDNDIALCERSFGFDTAVATATDALRRVESTANSHHRVMIVETMGRHAGWLALESGIAGAADVILLPEIDYDLQAIIDRCREREQRQRYTIICIGEGAKPRGGEITVRERVAGSPDPVRLGGVGHVLRQQLQPHLKSEVRTTVLGYVQRGGDPTPFDRVLATRFGHHAAQLVIAGQLDRMVTLQDGRIGSVEIARVANTQRKVPPNHDLITMARDIGVCLGD from the coding sequence ATGCGCATCGGCGTGCTCACGGGCGGGGGCGATTGCCCCGGCCTGAACGCGGTGATCCGCGCCGTCACCAAGTCGCTGATCCAGCATGGCCACGGCAAGGGGGTCGAGGTGCTGGGCATCCTGGACGGCTTCGAGGGCCTGATGGGCGACACGCCGCGCGCCCGGCCGCTGGTGTGGGACCGGGTCTCGGGCATCCTGCACATGGGCGGCACCATCCTGGGCACGAGCAACAGCGCCAACCCCCTGAAGGACGAGGCCACGCTGGAGCAGGTGCGGCGCAACGTGCGCGCCCTGGGCCTGGACGTGGTCGTGGCCATAGGCGGCGACGGCACCATGAGCCTGGCGCACGGCCTGCAGAAAATCGGCCTGGCCTGCGTGGGCGTGCCCAAGACCATAGACAACGACATCGCGCTGTGCGAGCGCAGCTTCGGCTTCGACACGGCCGTGGCCACGGCCACCGACGCGCTGCGCCGGGTGGAGAGCACGGCCAACAGCCATCACCGCGTGATGATCGTCGAGACCATGGGCCGCCACGCGGGCTGGCTGGCGCTGGAGAGCGGCATCGCAGGCGCGGCCGACGTGATCCTGCTGCCCGAGATCGACTACGACCTGCAGGCCATCATCGACCGCTGCCGCGAGCGCGAGCAGCGCCAGCGCTACACCATCATCTGCATAGGCGAGGGCGCCAAGCCGCGCGGCGGCGAGATCACCGTGCGCGAGCGCGTGGCCGGCAGCCCCGACCCGGTGCGCCTAGGTGGCGTGGGCCACGTGCTGCGCCAGCAGCTGCAGCCGCACCTCAAGAGCGAGGTGCGCACCACCGTGCTGGGCTACGTGCAGCGCGGCGGCGACCCCACGCCGTTCGACCGCGTGCTGGCCACGCGCTTCGGCCATCATGCGGCGCAACTGGTGATCGCCGGCCAGCTGGACCGCATGGTCACGCTGCAGGACGGGCGCATCGGCAGCGTGGAGATCGCCCGGGTGGCGAACACCCAGCGCAAGGTGCCGCCGAACCACGACCTGATCACCATGGCACGCGACATCGGCGTGTGCCTGGGTGATTGA
- the acpS gene encoding holo-ACP synthase produces the protein MIYGIGTDICDVRRIRDSLARHGDRFAEKVLADGELATWRARGARWPERGVRYLATRFSAKEAFSKAIGLGLRMPMTWRHCEVAKLASGQPTIVLHGALKDWFEARGLRCHLSVTDESDYAASFCVVEKD, from the coding sequence ATGATCTATGGCATAGGCACGGACATCTGCGACGTGCGCCGCATCCGCGACAGCTTGGCGCGCCATGGCGACCGCTTCGCCGAGAAGGTGCTGGCGGACGGCGAGCTGGCCACCTGGCGCGCACGCGGCGCGCGCTGGCCCGAGCGCGGCGTGCGCTACCTGGCCACGCGCTTTTCCGCCAAGGAGGCGTTCAGCAAGGCCATAGGCCTGGGGCTGCGCATGCCCATGACTTGGCGCCACTGCGAGGTGGCCAAGCTGGCCAGCGGCCAGCCGACGATCGTGCTGCACGGCGCGCTCAAGGACTGGTTCGAGGCGCGCGGCCTGCGCTGCCACCTGAGCGTGACCGACGAGAGCGACTACGCCGCGAGTTTCTGCGTGGTGGAAAAGGATTGA
- the livG gene encoding high-affinity branched-chain amino acid ABC transporter ATP-binding protein LivG — MAAGNSFLHVDGLSMRFGGLLAVDGIAFDVKEREIFAIIGPNGAGKTTVFNCISGFYRPTTGNIRLQGQDIAGQGSHSVALNGLVRTFQNVRLFKHMTVLENLLVAQHRHLSTNLLSGLFKTRSYRESEQKALENALHWLDYMGLREFVNREAGNLAYGHQRRLEIARCMVTKPRVLMLDEPAAGLNPQEKKDLQGLIEKLRQEYGVAVLLIEHDMSLVMGVSERILVMEYGRPIALGTPDAIQKDERVIKAYLGEE; from the coding sequence ATGGCAGCCGGCAACAGCTTTTTACACGTCGATGGCCTGAGCATGCGCTTCGGCGGCCTGCTGGCCGTCGACGGCATCGCCTTCGACGTCAAGGAACGCGAGATCTTCGCCATCATCGGCCCCAACGGCGCGGGCAAGACGACGGTGTTCAATTGCATCAGCGGCTTCTACCGCCCCACCACGGGCAACATCCGCCTGCAGGGGCAGGACATCGCCGGCCAGGGCAGCCACAGCGTGGCGCTGAACGGCCTGGTGCGCACCTTCCAGAACGTGCGCCTGTTCAAGCACATGACGGTGCTGGAGAACCTGCTGGTCGCGCAGCACCGCCACCTCTCGACCAACCTGCTCTCGGGCCTGTTCAAGACCCGCAGCTACCGCGAGAGCGAGCAGAAGGCCCTGGAAAACGCCCTGCACTGGCTGGACTACATGGGCCTGCGCGAGTTCGTGAACCGCGAGGCCGGCAACCTCGCCTACGGCCACCAGCGGCGCCTGGAGATCGCGCGCTGCATGGTGACCAAGCCGCGCGTGCTCATGCTCGACGAGCCCGCCGCGGGTCTGAATCCGCAGGAGAAGAAGGATCTGCAGGGCCTGATCGAGAAGCTGCGCCAGGAGTACGGCGTGGCGGTGCTGCTCATCGAGCACGACATGAGCCTGGTGATGGGCGTGTCCGAGCGCATCCTGGTGATGGAATACGGCCGCCCGATCGCCCTGGGCACGCCCGACGCCATCCAGAAGGACGAGCGCGTGATCAAGGCCTATCTGGGAGAAGAATGA
- the nagZ gene encoding beta-N-acetylhexosaminidase, with the protein MTEHAPLIIDVAGTQLSADDRRRLAHPLVGGVILFARNWQDRAQLLALTAAIKAVRHDLLICVDHEGGRVQRFRTDGFTHIPPMRAFGELWMNDGKAGQGSGALRAMEAATAAGYVLGSELRACGVDFSFTPVLDLDWGESGVIGDRAFHRDPRVVAMLARALMQGLLQAGMANCGKHFPGHGFVRADSHTEIPVDRRSLKAILQDDAAPYPWLSTVLTSVMPAHVIYPKVDGRPAGFSARWLQDILRGRLRFDGAIFSDDLSMEGARRIDGQVVGYTDAGVAALNAGCDLVLLCNQSLGDGQAVDELIAGLADAQAAGRWQASRASEARRQALLPETLPQPWDDLMVQPAYMHALDLLP; encoded by the coding sequence ATGACAGAACATGCACCCCTCATCATCGACGTGGCCGGCACGCAGCTGAGCGCCGACGACCGCCGCCGCCTGGCCCACCCGCTCGTGGGCGGCGTGATCCTGTTCGCGCGCAACTGGCAGGACCGCGCGCAGCTGCTCGCGCTCACGGCCGCCATCAAGGCCGTGCGCCACGACCTGCTGATCTGCGTGGACCACGAGGGCGGGCGCGTGCAGCGCTTTCGCACCGACGGCTTCACCCACATCCCGCCCATGCGCGCTTTCGGCGAACTGTGGATGAACGACGGCAAGGCGGGGCAGGGCAGCGGCGCGCTGCGCGCCATGGAGGCGGCCACGGCGGCGGGCTACGTGCTGGGCAGCGAGCTGCGCGCCTGCGGCGTGGACTTTTCCTTCACGCCCGTGCTGGACCTGGATTGGGGCGAGAGCGGCGTGATCGGCGACCGCGCGTTCCACCGCGACCCGCGCGTGGTCGCCATGCTGGCGCGCGCGCTCATGCAGGGGCTGCTGCAGGCGGGCATGGCCAACTGCGGCAAGCATTTCCCGGGCCACGGCTTCGTCCGGGCCGACTCGCACACCGAGATCCCGGTGGACCGGCGCAGCCTCAAGGCCATCCTGCAGGATGACGCGGCGCCGTACCCGTGGCTGTCCACCGTGCTTACCAGCGTCATGCCGGCGCACGTCATCTATCCCAAGGTGGACGGCCGCCCCGCGGGCTTCTCGGCCAGGTGGCTGCAGGACATATTGCGCGGCCGGCTGCGCTTCGACGGCGCCATCTTCAGCGATGACCTGAGCATGGAGGGCGCGCGGCGCATCGATGGCCAGGTGGTCGGCTACACCGACGCGGGCGTGGCCGCGCTCAATGCCGGCTGCGACCTGGTGCTGCTGTGCAACCAGAGCCTGGGCGACGGCCAGGCCGTGGACGAACTCATAGCCGGCCTGGCCGACGCCCAGGCCGCGGGCCGCTGGCAGGCCAGCAGGGCCAGCGAGGCGCGCCGCCAGGCGCTGCTGCCCGAGACCCTGCCGCAGCCCTGGGACGACCTCATGGTGCAGCCGGCCTACATGCACGCGCTGGACCTGCTGCCATGA